A genomic window from Pyricularia oryzae 70-15 chromosome 7, whole genome shotgun sequence includes:
- a CDS encoding CMGC/SRPK protein kinase, whose protein sequence is MEVPWDEAADGPMPEWMRPKAWYLPEMESIESPDGDFYLPFNKGGFCPIELDILLNERYRVIAFAGHGSFAMVWVAIDEKHRPEDSSPKYVAIKVSRGLNSAEEAQRSNEEASLRRLMKGRAGDAPGSRHIVQLLDAFDIESPNGIHRCLVLEQAGSPLVALDGVARFSEMINIFRQCAAGVEYMHSMGVVHGAGLEIRPTITLRKAFIGAKRGVNTHIYNTPPELIEDEEATCKADIWSLGCILWHLWFGCHLMENYVVVVDHKDDAYGHQRSFLDCTRSERKENLVAYVDGLYGDSSAKKPAFDALLELILDCTEPNPDDRPTAHEIVSSKIWEEKVLPTIGDTSKDSPDETTGAAQPSEAAASASDQAMPESKVLVASQNEDFGGDAVASEIVTAVSGSSETHKSNAEPVSNAHAAVAATSEEESDRSLSNPQEKMWKFWWPFSIVQDWFRALWNWRSFWNWRK, encoded by the exons ATGGAAGTTCCCTGGGACGAGGCGGCTGATGGCCCTATGCCAGAGTGGATGAGGCCCAAGGCGTGGTATCTCCCGGAGATGGAAAGCATCGAGTCACCCGATGGCGATTTCTACTTACCCTTCAACAAGGGCGGCTTTTGTCCCATTGAACTCGATATCTTGCTCAATGAGCGATATCGCGTCATTGCGTTTGCCGGCCATGGTAGCTTCGCAATGGTCTGGGTTGCCATTGACGAGAAGCATAG GCCTGAGGATAGCTCGCCAAAATACGTTGCTATCAAGGTGTCTCGCGGCTTGAACAGTGCAGAGGAAGCCCAGCGCAGCAACGAGGAGGCCAGCCTCCGGCGCCTTATGAAAGGGCGGGCGGGTGATGCGCCTGGCAGCCGGCACATCGTTCAGCTTCTCGATGCCTTCGACATTGAGTCCCCCAACGGGATTCATCGCTGCCTtgttctggaacaagccggGAGCCCACTTGTTGCACTGGACGGAGTCGCCCGCTTCAGTGAAATGATCAACATCTTCAGGCAGTGTGCTGCGGGAGTCGAGTACATGCATTCCATGGGAGTTGTACATGGAG CAGGTTTGGAGATCCGTCCTACGATCACCCTAAGAAAAG CCTTTATTGGTGCCAAACGTGGTGTGAACACACACATCTACAACACACCGCCCGAGCTcatcgaggatgaggaggccACATGCAAGGCGGATATCTGGTCCCTGGGATGCATC CTCTGGCATCTCTGGTTTGGTTGCCACTTGATGGAAAACTACGTTGTAGTCGTGGACCACAAGGATGACGCGTACGGCCATCAGAGATCCTTTCTTG ACTGCACCCGATCTGAGCGCAAGGAGAATCTTGTCGCGTATGTCGACGGGTTGTATGGCGATAGCTCTGCCAAGAAGCCAGCCTTTGATGCTCTGCTTGAGTTGATCCTTGACTGCACCGAACCTAACCCGGACGACCGTCCTACGGCCCATGAGATCGTCTCGTCGAAGATCTGGGAGGAGAAGGTATTGCCTACCATCGGTGACACTAGCAAAGACTCGCCAGATGAAACCACCGGAGCTGCGCAGCCTTCCGAGGCAGCCGCGTCGGCATCTGACCAGGCTATGCCCGAGAGCAAAGTACTGGTGGCTTCACAGAACGAGGACTTTGGTGGCGATGCGGTTGCTTCGGAGATTGTTACTGCAGTCTCAGGCTCCTCAGAGACTCACAAGAGCAACGCCGAGCCCGTCAGCAACGCTCATGCAGCTGTGGCCGCCACCAGCGAGGAGGAGAGCGACAGGTCATTGTCGAACCCGCAGGAGAAGATGTGGAAGTTTTGGTGGCCTTTCAGTATTGTTCAGGATTGGTTCCGGGCTCTCTGGAACTGGAGGTCATTCTGGAACTGGAGGAAATGA